In Seonamhaeicola sp. S2-3, the genomic window TCGTTTAAGCTTATATTGGCATGATGGTTAAACCTATAGGTTTGTACTGCACTAGCAAAGGGTCTTAACAAAAAAGGTAACATGAGGTCATAACTAGCTTCATCAAACTCAACGGTTTTTTCTGAAAATGCATTTTTAGTATCGTTATGTTTGTTACCTACTTTATGGATGATAAATTTTGATATGGAGGCGTTTTTTCTTGAAATCATAGTTTAAATTTAAGATTACAATAGTAATAATTTTAACAAGAGAAACCCATAAAAAATAGCGCCAAAGTATAAAACTTTGGCGCCTGAGATTTGAGGACTTCGGGTAATAATAATATTACCGTAATTTAATTTTTTATACTTTAAATAAACAAATTGAAATTAGAGAGAGGTGGAGTGTCATTGTATGTGTCTGATTAATAGCTGGCTTAAAGATAAAAATTAGTTTCTTAACAACAAATAATTTCGGACAATTTGATTTTTTAGTTACAACTAGTTAATTTGATATAAAATTATAGAGTTGCTTTCTCCTTTGGTTACAAGCTCTAGGTTTCTGTCTTTGTCTATATTGTTTAATTCAATTAAAGAGTTTCCATAAACTGGGAAGTTGGGGATTAATTTAGATAAACTATCAAAAAGATATACCTTATGAGATTGTTTATCTGTAACCGTTACATAAATTTTATCGTTTATATAGAAGATTTTGGGTTTTGAGTAACTACCAAAATCTAGCTCTGTGGTTTTGCTTTTTATAGTTAGTTTATTTTCGTTTAAAGCTACCAGTGTTTTACTTGTTGTAGTTAAATAGTGGTCTTTGGTAAATCCTAAATTTTTTAATGATACATTACCATTTGTACTTACCGAATATAAATTACCATTGTTTGTAGTGGTTGTAAATTGATTATTATACAAGAAAACAGGTTGATTTGAAAATAAAGCGTTTGTTTTAGGTTTTACACGTGTGCGTCCGGTTCTATCTAAAATGTATAATTTGTTTTCTGTTTTAAAAGTTAAATAATCTTTACTACCAATTCTAAAATGTTTTGGCTGTGAAACAATATTGTTATTGGCAGATTTAAATGTGAACCCTTCAACAATTTTAGATTGTACATTGTACATTAAAAGGTTTTTGCCTTGTGTAATAAGTAGTCTGTAATTCTTTTTATTATCATAATCAAAAACAGATAATGGTTGGGTTATTTTATCATTAAATTTACGTGGAAATGGAGCTACATCTCTACCTTTTCTGTCAATAACATAAACTCTATTAGGGGTTGCAAAACAAAGTTGTAATCTGCCATTTTTATAAATGTCTATTTGGTTAATTTCTCCTAAAACTGGGCCATGTAGTTTCTTTTTCCAAAGAATTTTTCCTTTGTTAGAAATTAAATATAAATTGTTGTTAATGTCTTGAACCACAATTTCTTTTTGCTTGGTAATATGATTGGTAACAAATTGTGGATTGTTTAAAATATCGGCATCAAGTTTAATATTCCATTCTTCTGATACTGAGTTTAAAGAGGTTCTTGTTTTACTCTTTTTTATAACGCCGTTTACGTGTGCAAAATTATTATCGTAAATAAATTGTAGGGCAGAAGTGTGGTATTTATTCAAATTATAATCTAGCGTTTCTTCTAAATTAATATTGATGATTTTATTGAGTGTTGATGGTGTGTAAACACATAAAAGAGAAGATTCATCACTTAAATTTTCTTTTATGTTTTTGTAATAGCTACGTTCACTAAACGTGGTTTTGTTTTGGTAATTGGCTATAATGGTTTGCAGAAATTCTTTAGAGTCTGCAAACACAAAAAAGTTATCAATTACACAATACACATTAGCATTATTGAATGATATAAAAGGTGTAAAAGTTTTTGAAAATATCAAAGGAGTTTCAAAATCATAAATATTAATTTCTCTATAAGTATCAACAATATTTCTATTACCTATAAGAGCATCTTTTGTGGCAATATTATCAATAGAATTTAAAACAATAGCCTGCTCATTTCCTTGGTAAATTATGCCAATTTCAATGATGTCATTAAATAAACTAGGACTTATGTAAGTAGAATCTTTTTGATTGTAGGTAATTAAATTAGATTCAAAAGATTTAAAATCATTAAAAGTAATACTCATAAATCCATCACTATTAGATGGGGTTATGTTTGCTGTTAGGTTTTCTTGTGGAATGGTTTTGTTAAACAGATTAATAATACTATTTAATGAGTCTGTTGCTTTTGTAATACCATTTAAAATAATTTCGTTTTGGTTAGCATCAATATCTAAAGCAAGGTAGTTAGTAAAGTTTTTAAACTGAAGATTTTTTTCTAAAAAGAACTGCTTAATGAAGGTAGAATCTGGTTTAATAATAACAGAACATGTTTTGTTGTTGCTGGTTGTGTTATATATTTTTTTAAGCTCTTGGTTAGTTTTAGATTGAATAAAAACACCATCTAAAATGTTTTTAGAGGTAGATGCAAAAAATGTACTATCTACAATTGTACTAAATAAGGGCAGATTGTTTAAAACAGATTTCACAACAGTTTTATTCTTATAGTTTAAAGTTTCTTGGGTATAATTTTTTAACGAGTCTGTTTTAAATAAGTTAGAATGGTTTTTAGTTATAATAGTATATTGTAAACTGTCGGTTGAGTCTTTTGAAAAACATAATAACACATTGCCTAAAGGGTTTATAAGCGATGAGTTTTCTAGAGTTTTTTCTAAATTTTTATAAGTGCTACTTTTTGAAATTTCCTGTAAAACATCATTGTTTGAAATGGTGTTTTTAAGACTTTCAAAATTTGAAGTTTTTATTATAACAGAACTGTTTTCTGGAACAAAATCAATAAGTTCTACACGTTTTGTTTTTAGGTTAGAACAACTTTGAAGTGAAATTAAAAATAAGAGGGCTAAGAAATAGGGTTTCATTAACAAATTAATTTGCAGTAAAGATAATAACTTATAAATCTAATTTTAATTGTTCGGGTAATAATCTAAAAGACTTTCGGTGATACTTTGTTATACCATATTTTTTAATGGCTTCTCTATGCTCTTTGGTAGGGTAACCTTTATTTTGTTTCCAATTATACATAGGATATTCTTCATGAATTTTATTCATATAAAAATCTCTGTGGGTTTTGGCTAAAATAGAAGCGGCAGCAATACTTAAATATTTACCATCTCCTTTTATAATAGTTTCATAAGGAATATTTTTATAGGGTTTAAATTTGTTGCCATCTACAATAATAAATTCGGGGTTAATAGATAATTTTTCAATAGATTGATGCATGGCCAAAATAGAAGCATTTAAAATATTAATATGATCAATTTCTTCCTGAAAAATATGAGCAACACCAAAGGTTAAAGCATTAGTTTCTATTATAGGTTTTAAAAATGCTCGTTTCTTTTCGCTTAATTGCTTAGAGTCGTTTAAAACGGTGTTATTAAAATCTTTAGGTAAAATAACAGCAGCAGCGGTAACAGGACCAGCAAGACAACCTCTGCCTGCCTCGTCTGTACCACACTCAAATTCAAAATTAGAATGGTTAGCTAATAACATGTTTACAATTTAATTGTCAAATCTATAATATTATGTGTAAAAATTATGCACGTATAATATGTTTGAGCAGTTTAGATGGCTTATATAATAATTGTTTAATAAAACTTGTTGAAATTATTAAAACCATTAAAAAAACATAAAATTTAATGCTTTTTAATAAAAATTTATTAATTTTAAAAACCTGATAAAAAACAGTTTTTAGTATGTTTTTTATCTGTTTGTTTGTTTTTTCGTTTTAATATTTAGATGTTTGCGACTGACTAACTCAAAATAAATATTCTTGTTTAATATTTAAAATAAGGCCAACAACATGTTTGTTGGCTTTCTTTATTTAAAATAATTAGAGGCTCTTTCCGTTCAAATAATTACTTTTGCTTGTTGAAAAAAAAATTATAAAATACAGTTAGAAAAATTTCGTTATAATCGAATATGCCTTACATGTCAAAAACCTTATATATTAAAAGAAATAGAATCATTGTAAAAACTGTTTTGGCATGTTTTTTTGTCTGTATTTTTAGTATAGTACAAGCTCAAGTTAATCCAGAAGGAAACTCTAGACCGCCTAGAAAAGACCAAGATTCTGTATCTAACAATAGAAATGCTAGAAAAGAACAAGAAAAAAAAGCAGATATAACGCAGTATCAAATTATTTCTGTAGAAAATGATACTACTTATGTAGATACCACCTTATCAATAAAAAAAGAATATAAATTTAACTACTTAAGAAAAGATAATTTTGGGTTAATGCCATTTGCCAATTTAGGACAAACATATAATAGTTTAACCTACAATTTTCAGAATACTAATTTAATGCCTGGTTTTGGGGCTACAGCAAGACATTTTAATTATTGGGAAATAGAAGATATAAATTATTATAGAGTACCAACACCATTAACAGAATTGTTTTTTAAAACAGCTTTTGAGCAGGGGCAACTGGTAGACTCCTTTATAACCATTAATACATCGCCTCAATTTAACTTTTCAATAGCTTATAAAGGACTAAGGTCTTTAGGTAAATATCAAAACGCTTTAACCAGTACAGGTAACTTTAGGTTTACATCAAACTATCAATCAAAAAATAAAAGATATAATGCGCGCGGGCACATAGTAACCCAAGATTTAATGAATCAAGAAAATGGTGGGTTAGAAGATACAAGCGTAACAAACTTTACAAATGGCGATGAAGAATTTATAGACCGCTCCATACTAGAAGTAAACTTTGAAAACGCAGAAAGCATTTTAGTAGGTAAAAGGTTTCATTTAGAACATGATTATAAACTCATTCAAAAAGACTCCCTTTCAAAAAACGAAATTAAAATAGGACATATAATGTCTTTTGAAGATAAGTACTTTCAGTACGATCAATCATCAAGCGAAACAAGTTTTTTTGGAGAATCTTTTGTGAGTTCAGATATTAAAGACAGAAATACCCTAGAAAACTTTTACAATAAAGTATATGTAAACTACAGTAACAACTTAATAGGAGACCTACAATTCAATGTAAGTAACAATAACTTTAACTACGGTTACAACAAAGTAATAGTCCTAGATAACACAACAATAACAAATCGTTTAAAAGGAAATGTGTATTCCGTAGGCGGTAAATACAAAAAACAATACAAAGGTTTTCAGTTAGATGGAGAATTTGGTTTAAACGTAGCAGGAGATTTTGATGGTAATTTTATAAAAGCAAAAGCAACATTTAATCTAAATGAAGAAATTGCAGCATCAGCATCATTAAACCACAGTTCACAAGCCCCAAAATACAACACCTTATTACACCAAAGCAGCTACAAAAATTACAATTGGCAAAACAGCTTTAATAATACAGAAATCCAACAACTAGCATTTAACCTAAAATATAAGCAACTAGCAAATATCACAGTAGATCTTAATACAATAACAGATTATGTGTACTTTAAACAAGACAATGATATTACAGATACAGAGCAAGCAATAAAACCCTACCAAAACAATAGTACCATAACCTACTTAAGAGCCAAATTAGAAAACGAAATAAAGTTCGGTAAATTTGCACTCAATAATACAGTACTGTATCAAAACGTACAAGACAATAATAATACACTCAATGTACCAGAGCTAACAACCCGTAATACACTCTACTTTTCAAGCCATATGTTTAAAAAAGCCCTATTTATGCAAACAGGACTTACATTAAACTATTTCACAAAATACTATATGAACGCCTATAATCCTGTTTTAGCAGAATTCTATGTTCAAAATACCGAAGAATATGGAGACTTTCCACGTTTAGACTTTTTCATAAACGCAAAAATCCGTCAAACACGTCTCTTTCTAAAAGCAGAACACTTCAATTCAGCATTTACAGGCTACAATTATTTTTCAGCACCCAATAACCCATACAGAGACTTTATAGTGCGCTTCGGTGTCGTTTGGAATTTCTTTAAATAACAATAATAGCGTTCCCCTACGTACCTTCGGGTCGGGCTTTCGGCAGTCGCTCCCTCCTTAGGTCGGGGAGCTTCAACAAATGCCTCAATCCCTAACGCACCCATCCGCAAAAGCAAACTCTATACATATAATAAAGTACCATTTGCATAACTTCCCATCAACAACAAATCAAAAGTCAATAAATTTCTTAAAAAAATATTAGCTGTAAATAACTGATAATAAGTCAGTAAAAAACAGAATAAAAAAAACCATAAAAAAAGATTAAAAAAGTCATTGCAAAAAGGAAAATAGGTATTATGTTTGCACCCGCAAAAACGAGGAATAAAATCCAAGTTAAGCAGACGTTCATAGTACAAGATTAGAGTAGAGAAAAAGGGTTAAAAAATTTTTTTCAAAAAAATCAAAAAAAAGTATTGTGAGTATAAAAAAAGGTTTTATATTTGCACCCGCTAAACGAGGAAACGAATATTAGCGAAGCAAAAAAAGTTCATAAACATATTGAAATTGACAGCGTAAGATTTAGTTGGAAACGATTAAATCAGACAAGAGAATAAACCATTTTGAGTACTAGAAATTCTTATTAGTTGTTAAATAGTAAAAGTCATAAAAGACTTAAAAATTTAACGATGAAGAGTTTGATCCTGGCTCAGGATGAACGCTAGCGGCAGGCTTAACACATGCAAGTCGAGGGGTAACAGAGAGAGCTTGCTCTTTGCTGACGACCGGCGCACGGGTGCGTAACGCGTATACAATCTACCTTATACTGGAGAATAGCCCAGAGAAATTTGGATTAATGCTCCATAGTATATTTTTTTCGCATGAGAGAGATATTAAAGGTTACGGTATAAGATGAGTATGCGTCCTATTAGCTAGATGGTGTGGTAACGGCACACCATGGCAACGATAGGTAGGGGCCCTGAGAGGGGGATCCCCCACACTGGTACTGAGACACGGACCAGACTCCTACGGGAGGCAGCAGTGAGGAATATTGGACAATGGGCGCAAGCCTGATCCAGCCATGCCGCGTGCAGGAAGACTGCCCTATGGGTTGTAAACTGCTTTTGTACGGGAAGAAACCCTCCTACGTGTAGGAGCTTGACGGTACCGTAAGAATAAGCATCGGCTAACTCCGTGCCAGCAGCCGCGGTAATACGGAGGATGCAAGCGTTATCCGGAATCATTGGGTTTAAAGGGTCCGTAGGTGGATTGGTCAGTCAGAGGTGAAATCCTGCAGCTTAACTGTAGAACTGCCTTTGATACTGCTAATCTTGAGTCATTATGAAGTAGTTAGAATATGTAGTGTAGCGGTGAAATGCATAGATATTACATAGAATACCAATTGCGAAGGCAGATTACTAATAATGTACTGACACTGATGGACGAAAGCGTGGGGAGCGAACGGGATTAGATACCCCGGTAGTCCACGCCGTAAACGATGGATACTAGCTGTTGGACTTCGGTTCAGTGGCTAAGCGAAAGTGATAAGTATCCCACCTGGGGAGTACGTTCGCAAGAATGAAACTCAAAGGAATTGACGGGGGCCCGCACAAGCGGTGGAGCATGTGGTTTAATTCGATGATACGCGAGGAACCTTACCAGGGCTTAAATGTAAGTTGCATGATTTAGAGATAGATCTTTCTTCGGACTACTTACAAGGTGCTGCATGGTTGTCGTCAGCTCGTGCCGTGAGGTGTCAGGTTAAGTCCTATAACGAGCGCAACCCCTGTTGTTAGTTGCCAGCATGTAAAGATGGGAACTCTAGCAAGACTGCCAGTGCAAACTGTGAGGAAGGTGGGGATGACGTCAAATCATCACGGCCCTTACGTCCTGGGCTACACACGTGCTACAATGGTAGGGACAGAGAGCAGCCACACCGCGAGGTGGAGCGAATCTATAAACCCTATCTCAGTTCGGATCGGAGTCTGCAACTCGACTCCGTGAAGCTGGAATCGCTAGTAATCGGATATCAGCCATGATCCGGTGAATACGTTCCCGGGCCTTGTACACACCGCCCGTCAAGCCATGGAAGCTGGGAGTGCCTGAAGTCCGTCACCGCAAGGAGCGGCCTAGGGTAAAATCGGTAACTAGGGCTAAGTCGTAACAAGGTAGCCGTACCGGAAGGTGCGGCTGGAACACCTCCTTTCTAGAGAAAGACGACTAATAGGTAAAAGTTTTTAAGAAAGAAATAGTTTATTCTTCTTGCTGTTAATTTTAAAATATAAAAGTAAGTCATTAAGTATTAGTGATTAGGTAATCTAAGCGCTAAAAGCTGAGGACTCACGACTAAGTACAGTCTCATAGCTCAGCTGGTTAGAGCGCTACACTGATAATGTAGAGGTCGGCAGTTCGAGTCTGCCTGAGACTACAAGTTAAGGTTGGGTAAGAAAATCTTAATAAGTTCATTAAATATTGAAAGGAAATTTTAGAAGTTGGGTATCCCAAGTTGACGTATAGGTCATCAATTAACTGATAACTGTTAACTGATAACTGACTACTGAAAATACATGGGGGATTAGCTCAGCTGGCTAGAGCGCTTGCCTTGCACGCAAGAGGTCATCGGTTCGACTCCGATATTCTCCACAATTCCGCAGAGCGGAAAAAGGTTCATTGACATATTGAAAAAGATACATGAAAATAAAATTAGAATAAGATCTAGTTTTAAGTAATTTGGATTAATTAGAGTCACGCGAGCGACAATCTAATTAATCATAACTCATTAAAAAAGCAAAAAGTACAATAAGCTAAATAAGGGCGTATGGGGAATGCCTAGGCTCTCAGAGGCGACGAAGGACGTGATAAGCTGCGAAAAGCTGCGGGGATTGGCACATACAAATTGATCCGCAGATATCCGAATGGGGTAACCCACTATATTGAAGATATAGTATCCTTAGGGAGGCAAACCCGGAGAACTGAAACATCTAAGTACCCGGAGGAGAAGAAAACAAAAGTGATTCCGTTAGTAGTGGCGAGCGAACGCGGATTAGCCCAAACCAATGTTGTTACGGCAATATTGGGGTTGTAGGACTACAATATTCGACACTAAGTGAACTAGAACTGTTTGGAAAGACAGACCAGAGAAAGTGATAGTCTTGTATAGGTAAGCGAAGTATAGATAGTAGTATCCTGAGTAGTGCGGGGCACGTGTAACCCTGTATGAATTTGGCGGGACCATCCGTTAAGGCTAAATACTCCTGAGAGACCGATAGTGAACTAGTACCGTGAGGGAAAGGTGAAAAGAACCCTGAATAAGGGAGTGAAATAGAACCTGAAACCATACGCTTACAAGCGGTCGGAGCACGTTTACGTGTGACGGCGTGCCTTTTGCATAATGAGCCTACGAGTTACCGTTGCTAGCAAGGTTAAGCACTTCAGGTGCGGATCCGTAGCGAAAGCGAGTCTGAATAGGGCGTTTTAGTTAGTAGTGGTAGACGCGAAACCGTGTGATCTACCCATGGGCAGGTTGAAGCTGTAGTAACATACAGTGGAGGACCGAACCGGTTGACGTTGAAAAGTCTTCGGATGACCTGTGGGTAGGGGTGAAAGGCCAATCAAACTCGGAAATAGCTCGTACTCCCCGAAATGCATTTAGGTGCAGCGTATTATTAGTTTTATAGAGGTAGAGCTACTGATTGGATGCGGGGGCTTCACCGCCTACCAATTCCTGACAAACTCCGAATGCTATAAAATGATATAATGCAGTGAGGGCATGGGTGCTAAGGTCCATGTCCGAGAGGGAAAGAACCCAGACCATCAGCTAAGGTCCCCAAATGTATGCTAAGTTGAAAAAACGCGGTTGAACTGCTTAGACAGCTAGGATGTTGGCTTGGAAGCAGCCATTCATTTAAAGAGTGCGTAACAGCTCACTAGTCGAGCGGTTCGGCATGGATAATAATCGGGCATAAGTATACTACCGAAGCTATGGAATATTTAATATTGGTAGGGGAGCATTGTAGTGTCGTTGAAGGTGTACTGCGAGGTATGCTGGAGAAGCTACAAAAGAAAATGTAGGCATAAGTAACGATAATGCGGGCGAGAAACCCGCACTCCGAAAGACTAAGGTTTCCTCAGCTATGCTAATCAGCTGAGGGTTAGTCGGGACCTAACGCGAACCCGAAAGGGGTAGTGGATGGACAACAGGTTAATATTCCTGTACCTGCTCACAACAAAAGTGACGGAGGCGTATATTTGGTGCGTGCTGACGGAATAGCACGTTAAAGCCAGTGGTAACACGGCGATAGTACACTAAGACTTCGGTTGCGGTGATAATCCAGAGAAGCGACTTCCAAGAAAAGCGAGTGAAGCAGCCCGTACCCTAAACCGACACAGGTAGTTGGGATGAGAATTCTAAGGAGCTCGAGAGATTCATGGCTAAGGAACTAGGCAAAATAGACTCGTAACTTCGGGAGAAGAGTCGCCCACCTTTGGTGGGCCGCAGTGAAAAGATCCAGGCGACTGTTTATCAAAAACACAGGGCTATGCTAAATTGAAAGATGACGTATATGGCCTGACACCTGCCCGGTGCTGGAAGGTTAAGTGGAGGGTTTAGCTTCGGCGAAGATCTGAAATGAAGCCCCAGTAAACGGCGGCCGTAACTATAACGGTCCTAAGGTAGCGAAATTCCTTGTCGGGTAAGTTCCGACCTGCACGAATGGTGCAACGATCTGGATACTGTCTCAGCCATGAGCTCGGTGAAATTGTAGTAACGGTGAAGATGCCGTTTACCCGCTGTGGGACGAAAAGACCCCGTGCACCTTTACTATAGCTTAGTATTGGTTTTGGATAAGTAATGTGTAGGATAGGTGGGAGACTTTGAAGCAGCGTCGCTAGGCGTTGTGGAGTCATTGTTGAAATACCACCCTTTGCTTATCTAGAGTCTAACTCAGGAATGAGGACAGTGCTTGGTGGGTAGTTTGACTGGGGTGGTCGCCTCCAAAAGAGTAACGGAGGCTTCTAAAGGTACCCTCAGCACGCTTGGTAACCGTGCGTAGAGTGCAATGGCATAAGGGTGCTTGACTGAGAGACCTACAAGTCGATCAGGTTGGAAACAAGAGCATAGTGATCCGGTGGTTCCGCATGGAAGGGCCATCGCTCAAAGGATAAAAGGTACGCCGGGGATAACAGGCTGATCTCCCCCAAGAGCTCACATCGACGGGGGGGTTTGGCACCTCGATGTCGGCTCGTCACATCCTGGGGCTGGAGAAGGTCCCAAGGGTTGGGCTGTTCGCCCATTAAAGTGGCACGCGAGCTGGGTTCAGAACGTCGTGAGACAGTTCGGTCTCTATCTACAGTGGGCGTTAGAAATTTGAGTGGATCTGACTCTAGTACGAGAGGACCGAGTTGGACAAACCTCTGGTGTATCTGTTGTTCCGCCAGGAGCATTGCAGAGTAGCTACGTTTGGAAGGGATAAGCGCTGAAAGCATATAAGCGCGAAACCCACCACAAGATGAGATTTCTTTAAAGGGTCGTGGGAGATGACCACGTTGATAGGCTATAGGTGTAAAGGCAGTAATGTCATAGCCGAGTAGTACTAATAACCCATAGGCTTATTGTACGCCTGTTTTTTTATAAGAGTAGAAATTATATTCATGTCATTTTTTTCAATATGTTAAAATATTTGCGCAAGTAGCGCGGTTGATAGTTGATAGTTATTAGTTGGAAAAAGATACAACAACTAAAAACTACAAATTAACAACCAACAGTTTAAGGTGGTTATAGC contains:
- a CDS encoding DUF3352 domain-containing protein, encoding MKPYFLALLFLISLQSCSNLKTKRVELIDFVPENSSVIIKTSNFESLKNTISNNDVLQEISKSSTYKNLEKTLENSSLINPLGNVLLCFSKDSTDSLQYTIITKNHSNLFKTDSLKNYTQETLNYKNKTVVKSVLNNLPLFSTIVDSTFFASTSKNILDGVFIQSKTNQELKKIYNTTSNNKTCSVIIKPDSTFIKQFFLEKNLQFKNFTNYLALDIDANQNEIILNGITKATDSLNSIINLFNKTIPQENLTANITPSNSDGFMSITFNDFKSFESNLITYNQKDSTYISPSLFNDIIEIGIIYQGNEQAIVLNSIDNIATKDALIGNRNIVDTYREINIYDFETPLIFSKTFTPFISFNNANVYCVIDNFFVFADSKEFLQTIIANYQNKTTFSERSYYKNIKENLSDESSLLCVYTPSTLNKIININLEETLDYNLNKYHTSALQFIYDNNFAHVNGVIKKSKTRTSLNSVSEEWNIKLDADILNNPQFVTNHITKQKEIVVQDINNNLYLISNKGKILWKKKLHGPVLGEINQIDIYKNGRLQLCFATPNRVYVIDRKGRDVAPFPRKFNDKITQPLSVFDYDNKKNYRLLITQGKNLLMYNVQSKIVEGFTFKSANNNIVSQPKHFRIGSKDYLTFKTENKLYILDRTGRTRVKPKTNALFSNQPVFLYNNQFTTTTNNGNLYSVSTNGNVSLKNLGFTKDHYLTTTSKTLVALNENKLTIKSKTTELDFGSYSKPKIFYINDKIYVTVTDKQSHKVYLFDSLSKLIPNFPVYGNSLIELNNIDKDRNLELVTKGESNSIILYQIN
- a CDS encoding ribonuclease HII codes for the protein MLLANHSNFEFECGTDEAGRGCLAGPVTAAAVILPKDFNNTVLNDSKQLSEKKRAFLKPIIETNALTFGVAHIFQEEIDHINILNASILAMHQSIEKLSINPEFIIVDGNKFKPYKNIPYETIIKGDGKYLSIAAASILAKTHRDFYMNKIHEEYPMYNWKQNKGYPTKEHREAIKKYGITKYHRKSFRLLPEQLKLDL
- a CDS encoding putative porin; the encoded protein is MSKTLYIKRNRIIVKTVLACFFVCIFSIVQAQVNPEGNSRPPRKDQDSVSNNRNARKEQEKKADITQYQIISVENDTTYVDTTLSIKKEYKFNYLRKDNFGLMPFANLGQTYNSLTYNFQNTNLMPGFGATARHFNYWEIEDINYYRVPTPLTELFFKTAFEQGQLVDSFITINTSPQFNFSIAYKGLRSLGKYQNALTSTGNFRFTSNYQSKNKRYNARGHIVTQDLMNQENGGLEDTSVTNFTNGDEEFIDRSILEVNFENAESILVGKRFHLEHDYKLIQKDSLSKNEIKIGHIMSFEDKYFQYDQSSSETSFFGESFVSSDIKDRNTLENFYNKVYVNYSNNLIGDLQFNVSNNNFNYGYNKVIVLDNTTITNRLKGNVYSVGGKYKKQYKGFQLDGEFGLNVAGDFDGNFIKAKATFNLNEEIAASASLNHSSQAPKYNTLLHQSSYKNYNWQNSFNNTEIQQLAFNLKYKQLANITVDLNTITDYVYFKQDNDITDTEQAIKPYQNNSTITYLRAKLENEIKFGKFALNNTVLYQNVQDNNNTLNVPELTTRNTLYFSSHMFKKALFMQTGLTLNYFTKYYMNAYNPVLAEFYVQNTEEYGDFPRLDFFINAKIRQTRLFLKAEHFNSAFTGYNYFSAPNNPYRDFIVRFGVVWNFFK